A genomic window from Streptomyces broussonetiae includes:
- a CDS encoding DUF4350 domain-containing protein — protein sequence MTAGATLPSTSTAPTPRQMWTRTRGITLAVVLILAAAVAMAAVRSTTRHGELDPRSADPHGSHAIAQLLADRGVSTRVVTTLDSARTAAGPDTTLLVAVPDLLTERQQIQLHQAIAASRGRTVLVAAGSWSVERLAPGVTADPVTSSRTTLAPQCPLLEAQRAGSADAGGIRYTTTRLDADSCYPSQRLATLLRLPAASGGGDTVVLGAPDILYNDRLDKQGNASLALQLLGSRPHLVWYLPSLSDTSAAPADDQKNFLDLLPSGWLWGALQLFIAAALAAFWRARRLGPLVRERLPVAIRASETAEGRARLYRRANARDRAATALRSVTRTRLAPLVGIPVTQAHTPEALLPALSAHLDGDGQALHSLLFGPPPGDDAALIALTDQLDALEREVRRP from the coding sequence GTGACCGCCGGGGCCACCCTGCCGTCGACCTCCACAGCGCCGACCCCTCGCCAGATGTGGACCCGCACGCGTGGCATCACGCTCGCCGTCGTCCTGATCCTCGCCGCGGCCGTCGCCATGGCCGCCGTACGCTCCACCACCCGGCACGGCGAACTGGACCCGCGCTCCGCCGACCCCCATGGCAGCCACGCCATCGCCCAACTCCTCGCCGACCGCGGTGTTTCCACCCGCGTGGTCACCACGCTCGACTCGGCACGTACCGCCGCCGGTCCGGACACCACCCTCCTGGTCGCCGTACCCGATCTTCTGACGGAACGTCAACAGATCCAGCTGCACCAGGCGATCGCGGCCTCCAGGGGCCGCACCGTCCTGGTCGCGGCCGGCAGCTGGTCCGTCGAGCGGCTCGCCCCAGGGGTCACCGCGGACCCCGTCACCAGCAGCCGCACCACACTCGCCCCCCAGTGCCCCCTCCTCGAAGCCCAGCGGGCCGGCAGCGCCGACGCCGGCGGTATCCGCTACACCACCACCCGCCTCGACGCCGACTCCTGCTACCCCAGCCAGCGCCTCGCCACTCTGCTGCGCCTCCCCGCCGCATCCGGAGGCGGCGACACCGTCGTGCTCGGCGCGCCCGACATTCTCTACAACGACCGCCTCGACAAGCAGGGCAACGCCTCGCTCGCCCTCCAACTCCTCGGCTCCCGCCCCCATCTGGTCTGGTACCTCCCCTCGCTCTCCGACACCTCGGCCGCCCCCGCAGACGATCAGAAGAACTTCCTCGACCTGCTTCCCTCGGGCTGGCTCTGGGGCGCCCTCCAACTCTTCATCGCAGCCGCCCTCGCCGCCTTCTGGCGGGCACGCCGCCTCGGCCCTCTCGTACGCGAAAGACTCCCTGTCGCGATCCGTGCCTCCGAAACCGCCGAGGGCCGCGCCCGCCTCTACCGCAGGGCCAACGCCCGCGACCGCGCTGCCACCGCTCTTCGCTCCGTCACCCGCACCCGGCTCGCCCCCCTCGTCGGCATCCCCGTCACCCAGGCGCACACGCCCGAGGCCCTGCTCCCCGCCCTGTCCGCCCACCTGGACGGCGACGGACAAGCCCTGCACTCCCTTCTCTTCGGACCGCCGCCCGGCGACGACGCGGCCCTCATCGCACTGACCGACCAACTCGACGCCCTCGAAAGAGAGGTACGCCGTCCATGA
- a CDS encoding DUF58 domain-containing protein, with product MALTGRAALLAALGSIPVGILEPGWTGLLAVNGPLALACACDFALAAPVRRLVLTRSGDTSTRLGETADVTLTITNPSRRPLRAQLRDAWPPSSWQAGTEIEASRHRLTIPPGERRRVTTRLRPTRRGDRQADRVTIRSYGPLGLFSRQGAHEVPWAVRVLPPFTSRKHLPSKLARLRELDGRTGVLTRGEGTEFDSLREYVPGDDTRSIDWRATARQSAVAVRTWRPERDRHILLVLDTGRTSAGRVGDAPRLDAAMDAALLLAALASRAGDRVALLAYDRRVRALVHGSSAGDVLPALVSVMAPLEPELVETNARGLIASALRTAPRRSLIVLLTTLDAAPVEQGLLPILPQLTQRHTVLVASVADPHIAGMAKTRGSTEAVYEAAAAAQAQSERQHTAEQLRRHGVTVVDATPEELAPALADAYLALKAAGRL from the coding sequence ATGGCACTCACCGGACGCGCCGCCCTCCTCGCGGCCCTCGGCTCGATCCCTGTCGGCATCCTGGAGCCCGGCTGGACCGGCCTCCTCGCGGTCAACGGCCCCCTGGCCCTGGCCTGTGCCTGCGATTTCGCGCTCGCCGCCCCCGTACGACGTCTCGTCCTGACCCGTTCCGGCGACACCTCCACACGCCTCGGCGAGACCGCCGACGTCACGCTCACGATCACCAACCCGTCCCGCCGCCCCCTGCGGGCACAACTACGGGACGCATGGCCGCCGAGCAGCTGGCAGGCCGGTACCGAGATCGAGGCCTCCCGGCACCGCCTGACCATCCCCCCGGGCGAGCGCAGGCGCGTGACCACGAGACTTCGTCCCACCCGCCGCGGCGATCGCCAGGCCGACCGCGTCACGATTCGCTCCTACGGCCCCCTCGGCCTGTTCTCCCGCCAAGGCGCCCACGAGGTGCCCTGGGCTGTACGAGTTCTGCCCCCATTCACCAGCCGAAAGCATCTGCCGTCAAAGCTCGCCCGATTGCGTGAACTTGACGGCCGCACCGGTGTGCTGACACGCGGTGAGGGAACCGAGTTCGACAGCCTGCGCGAGTACGTCCCCGGCGACGACACCCGCTCGATCGACTGGCGGGCCACCGCCCGGCAGTCCGCTGTCGCCGTGCGCACCTGGCGCCCCGAACGCGACCGGCACATCCTGTTGGTCCTGGACACCGGCCGCACCTCCGCCGGACGCGTCGGCGACGCCCCACGCCTCGACGCCGCCATGGACGCGGCCCTGCTCCTCGCGGCACTCGCCTCCAGGGCCGGCGACCGTGTGGCTCTCCTCGCCTACGACCGCCGGGTACGCGCTCTGGTCCACGGCAGCTCCGCAGGAGACGTGCTGCCGGCCCTGGTCAGCGTGATGGCTCCGCTCGAACCGGAACTCGTCGAGACCAACGCACGCGGTCTCATCGCGTCGGCGCTGCGCACGGCGCCTCGCCGCTCCTTGATCGTCCTGCTCACCACGCTGGACGCCGCACCGGTGGAACAGGGACTGCTCCCTATACTCCCCCAGCTCACTCAACGGCACACGGTTCTGGTCGCCTCGGTGGCCGACCCGCACATCGCGGGCATGGCCAAGACCCGGGGCAGCACGGAAGCGGTGTACGAGGCCGCGGCCGCCGCACAGGCACAGAGCGAACGTCAGCACACCGCGGAACAGCTCCGGCGCCATGGAGTGACGGTGGTGGACGCGACTCCAGAAGAACTCGCACCAGCACTGGCGGACGCATACCTCGCCCTGAAGGCGGCGGGTCGGCTCTGA
- a CDS encoding AAA family ATPase: MAPTTDNAGNTGDPGAARASLEALRAEIAKAVVGQDPAVTGLVVALLCRGHVLLEGVPGVAKTLLVRTLASALELDTKRVQFTPDLMPSDVTGSLVYDVRTAEFSFQEGPVFTNLLLADEINRTPPKTQSSLLEAMEERQVTVDGTPRPLPEPFLVAATQNPVEYEGTYPLPEAQLDRFLLKLTIPLPSRQDEIDVLTRHASGFDPRDLRAAGVRPVAGAADLEAARAAVAKTTASPEITSYVVDICRATRESPSLTLGVSPRGATALLATSRAWAWLTGRDYVIPDDVKALALPTLRHRIQLRPEAEMEGVTADSVINAVLAHVSVPR; encoded by the coding sequence ATGGCCCCGACCACTGACAACGCCGGGAACACCGGGGACCCGGGCGCCGCCCGAGCGTCCCTGGAGGCTCTGCGCGCCGAGATCGCCAAAGCCGTGGTCGGCCAGGACCCCGCCGTGACCGGCCTCGTCGTCGCCCTCCTCTGCCGCGGACACGTACTACTAGAAGGAGTCCCCGGAGTCGCCAAAACGTTGCTCGTCCGCACCCTCGCATCCGCGCTCGAACTCGACACCAAGCGCGTCCAGTTCACCCCCGACCTGATGCCGAGCGACGTCACGGGCTCCCTCGTCTACGACGTGCGCACCGCCGAGTTCTCCTTCCAGGAGGGGCCGGTCTTCACCAACCTCCTCCTCGCGGACGAGATCAACCGCACGCCGCCCAAAACCCAGTCCTCCCTCCTCGAGGCCATGGAGGAGCGCCAGGTCACGGTCGACGGCACCCCGCGCCCGCTTCCCGAACCATTCCTGGTCGCCGCGACGCAGAACCCCGTCGAATACGAGGGCACCTATCCCCTCCCGGAAGCCCAACTGGACCGCTTCCTGCTCAAACTGACGATCCCTCTGCCGTCCCGCCAGGACGAGATCGACGTCCTCACCCGCCACGCCTCCGGCTTCGACCCGCGTGACCTGCGCGCCGCCGGCGTACGCCCCGTGGCCGGCGCCGCCGACCTGGAAGCGGCCCGCGCCGCGGTCGCCAAGACAACCGCGTCCCCCGAGATCACCTCCTACGTCGTCGACATCTGCCGCGCCACCCGCGAGTCGCCCTCCCTCACCCTCGGCGTCTCCCCGCGTGGCGCAACCGCCCTCCTGGCCACCTCACGCGCGTGGGCATGGCTCACCGGCCGCGACTACGTCATCCCCGACGACGTCAAGGCCCTCGCGCTGCCCACCCTGCGCCACCGGATCCAACTGCGCCCCGAGGCCGAGATGGAGGGCGTGACCGCAGACTCCGTCATCAACGCCGTCCTCGCGCACGTCTCGGTCCCCCGCTGA